A window of Proteus columbae contains these coding sequences:
- a CDS encoding RidA family protein → MRYKSLLVALPFIFGVASANAEGVVHHKLNGMPISESVEVSAGNNLVFLSGKVPAKKSADAPEGVLASYGNTEEQTISVLEQIKTHLNELGLDMKDVVKMQVFLVGGEETKGEMDFKGFMDGYSKYFDASKTDQLPARSTFQIAKLANPAWRVEIEVIAVRPAK, encoded by the coding sequence ATGCGTTATAAAAGTTTACTTGTTGCCTTGCCTTTTATTTTTGGTGTAGCAAGCGCGAATGCGGAAGGTGTTGTACACCATAAATTAAACGGTATGCCTATTTCTGAGTCTGTTGAAGTAAGTGCAGGTAACAACCTTGTTTTCTTAAGCGGTAAAGTACCGGCTAAGAAATCAGCAGATGCACCAGAAGGCGTATTAGCGTCTTATGGTAATACTGAAGAACAAACTATCAGTGTATTAGAACAAATCAAAACTCACTTAAATGAACTTGGCCTAGATATGAAAGACGTTGTGAAAATGCAAGTCTTCCTAGTTGGTGGCGAAGAAACTAAAGGTGAGATGGACTTTAAAGGCTTTATGGACGGTTATTCTAAGTACTTTGATGCTTCTAAAACTGACCAACTACCAGCTCGTTCAACTTTCCAAATCGCAAAACTGGCTAATCCAGCATGGCGTGTAGAAATTGAAGTTATTGCAGTTCGTCCTGCAAAATAA
- a CDS encoding NAD(P)/FAD-dependent oxidoreductase translates to MKISRRKLLLGVGAAGVLAGGAALVPMVRRDGKFVEAKSRASFVEGTEGALPKASDAVIIGGGIQGIMTAINLAERGMSVTILEKGEIGGEQSGRAYSQIISYQTSPEIFPLHHYGKILWRGMNEKIGADTSYRTQGRVEALADEKAFDKAQEWIKTAKETAGFDTPLNTRIIKGEELSNRLVGAQTPWTVAAFEEDSGSVDPETGTPALARYAKQIGVKIYTNCAVRGIETAGGKISDVVTEKGAIRTSHVVLAGGIWSRLFMGNMGIDIPTLNVYLSQQRVSGVPGAPRGNVHLPNGIHFREQADGTYAVAPRIFTSSIVKDSFLLGPKFMHLLGGGELPLEFSIGEDLFNSFKMATSWKLDEKTPFEQYRVATATQNTEHLDAVFQRMKAEFPVFEKSQVVERWGAVVSPTFDELPIISEVKEYPGLVINTATVWGMTEGPAAGEVTADIVTGKKPVIDPTPFSMDRFKK, encoded by the coding sequence ATGAAAATTTCAAGGAGAAAGCTGCTTTTAGGTGTTGGTGCTGCGGGTGTTTTAGCCGGTGGTGCTGCGTTAGTTCCAATGGTTCGCCGTGATGGCAAATTCGTTGAAGCTAAATCTAGAGCATCATTTGTTGAAGGTACAGAGGGTGCGCTGCCTAAAGCGTCTGATGCAGTGATTATTGGTGGTGGTATCCAAGGTATCATGACTGCTATCAACCTTGCAGAACGAGGCATGAGTGTCACTATTTTAGAAAAAGGCGAGATTGGCGGTGAACAATCAGGCCGAGCATACAGCCAAATTATTAGTTATCAAACATCACCAGAAATTTTCCCATTACACCATTACGGGAAAATCTTATGGCGTGGAATGAACGAAAAGATTGGTGCTGATACCAGTTATCGTACACAAGGTCGAGTAGAAGCCCTTGCAGATGAAAAAGCATTTGATAAAGCGCAAGAGTGGATCAAAACAGCAAAAGAAACGGCTGGATTTGATACACCATTAAATACGCGCATTATTAAAGGTGAAGAGTTATCAAACCGCCTTGTTGGAGCTCAAACACCATGGACTGTGGCCGCTTTTGAAGAAGACTCAGGTTCTGTTGATCCAGAAACAGGTACGCCTGCATTAGCACGCTACGCTAAACAAATTGGCGTAAAAATCTATACCAACTGCGCGGTAAGAGGCATCGAAACTGCTGGTGGTAAAATTTCTGATGTTGTAACAGAAAAAGGTGCAATTAGAACATCTCACGTTGTTCTTGCTGGTGGTATTTGGTCACGTTTATTTATGGGTAACATGGGCATTGATATTCCAACGCTGAATGTTTACTTATCACAGCAACGTGTATCAGGTGTTCCGGGTGCACCTCGTGGTAACGTGCATTTACCAAACGGTATCCATTTCCGTGAGCAAGCCGATGGTACTTATGCTGTCGCACCTCGTATTTTCACAAGCTCTATCGTGAAAGATAGCTTCTTGTTAGGGCCTAAGTTCATGCACCTATTAGGTGGTGGTGAGCTGCCATTAGAATTCTCTATCGGTGAAGATTTATTCAACTCATTCAAGATGGCAACATCTTGGAAATTAGATGAAAAAACACCGTTTGAACAATATCGTGTTGCAACAGCAACGCAAAATACTGAGCACTTGGATGCTGTATTCCAAAGAATGAAAGCTGAATTCCCAGTATTTGAAAAATCACAAGTTGTTGAACGTTGGGGCGCAGTAGTTAGTCCAACATTTGATGAATTACCTATTATTTCTGAAGTCAAAGAATACCCTGGCCTAGTTATCAATACTGCAACCGTATGGGGTATGACCGAAGGCCCTGCAGCTGGTGAAGTGACTGCTGATATCGTTACAGGTAAGAAACCTGTTATTGATCCAACACCATTTAGTATGGATCGCTTTAAAAAGTAA
- the gorA gene encoding glutathione-disulfide reductase yields the protein MTSKHYDYIAIGGGSGGIASINRAAMYGQKCALIEAKALGGTCVNVGCVPKKVMWHAAQIAEAIHQYGPDYGFDTTVNRFDWDTLISSRSAYIDRIHQSYDRVLGNNKVDVIQGFARFVDANTIEVNGEKITADNILIATGGRPVQPNIPGAEYGINSDGFFELKALPKRVAVVGAGYIAVELAGVLNALGSETHLFVRKHAPLRNFDPLIVETLLEVMETEGPKLHTHAIPKAVIKNADGSLTLQLENGTEQTVDTLIWAIGREPATDNLNLAVTGVELNEKGYIKVDKFQNTNVKGIYAVGDNTGAVELTPVAVAAGRRLSERLFNNKPNEHLDYSNIPTVVFSHPAIGTVGLTEPQAVEQYGADQVKVYKSSFTAMYSAVTRHRQPCRMKLVCVGADEKIVGIHGIGFGMDEMLQGFAVALKMGATKKDFDDTVAIHPTAAEEFVTMR from the coding sequence ATGACGAGCAAACATTACGATTACATCGCCATCGGTGGCGGTAGTGGCGGTATTGCATCAATTAATAGAGCGGCAATGTATGGCCAAAAATGTGCATTAATTGAAGCGAAAGCGTTAGGTGGCACTTGTGTTAACGTGGGTTGTGTACCTAAAAAAGTGATGTGGCATGCAGCACAAATTGCTGAAGCTATTCATCAATACGGCCCTGATTATGGTTTTGATACCACAGTGAACCGTTTTGATTGGGATACACTAATTAGTAGTCGTTCTGCTTATATTGACCGTATTCATCAATCTTATGACCGTGTCTTAGGTAATAACAAAGTTGATGTTATCCAAGGGTTTGCTCGTTTTGTTGATGCCAATACGATTGAAGTTAATGGCGAAAAGATCACGGCTGATAATATTCTGATTGCAACAGGCGGTCGTCCTGTTCAACCTAATATTCCAGGTGCTGAGTATGGTATTAATTCTGATGGCTTCTTTGAATTAAAAGCTTTACCAAAACGTGTTGCTGTTGTTGGCGCAGGTTATATCGCTGTTGAACTTGCCGGTGTGTTAAATGCTTTAGGTAGTGAAACGCACCTATTTGTGCGTAAACATGCGCCACTGCGTAATTTTGATCCATTAATCGTTGAAACACTGTTAGAAGTGATGGAAACCGAAGGGCCTAAGTTACATACACACGCTATTCCTAAAGCCGTGATTAAGAATGCAGACGGAAGTTTAACGCTACAACTGGAAAACGGCACAGAGCAGACAGTTGATACATTAATCTGGGCAATTGGTCGTGAGCCAGCAACGGATAACCTGAATCTGGCGGTAACGGGTGTCGAGTTAAATGAAAAAGGCTATATCAAAGTCGATAAATTCCAAAATACCAATGTAAAAGGAATTTATGCTGTTGGCGATAATACAGGTGCAGTTGAATTAACACCGGTTGCTGTTGCCGCAGGGCGTCGTTTGTCAGAGCGTTTATTTAACAACAAACCTAACGAACACTTAGACTATTCAAATATCCCAACAGTGGTATTTAGTCATCCAGCTATTGGTACTGTTGGTTTAACAGAGCCTCAAGCGGTTGAGCAGTACGGTGCTGATCAAGTCAAAGTGTACAAATCGTCTTTCACAGCAATGTATAGTGCTGTGACTCGTCATCGTCAACCATGTCGTATGAAGTTGGTTTGTGTTGGTGCAGACGAAAAAATTGTTGGTATTCATGGTATTGGGTTTGGTATGGATGAAATGCTACAAGGTTTTGCTGTGGCTCTGAAAATGGGCGCAACGAAAAAAGACTTTGATGATACTGTGGCAATCCACCCAACTGCAGCAGAAGAATTTGTTACGATGAGATAA
- a CDS encoding 23S rRNA (adenine(2030)-N(6))-methyltransferase RlmJ has protein sequence MLSYRHSFHAGNHADVLKHIVQTLIIESLKEKEKPFLYLDTHAGAGRYQLTNAHATRTGEYLEGIARLWQQEEVPELILPYLEAVGELNASGELRYYPGSPLLASKLLREQDSLALTELHPTDFPLLRTEFSRDERVRVSREDGFGQLKSKLPPPSRRGFALIDPPYELKQDYSAVVKGVVEGHKRFATGTYAIWYPVVHRQQIKRMLKELEATGIRKILQIELAVKPDSDQLGMTASGMIVINPPWKLESQMKSILPWLHKTLVPEGIGHTLVEWVVPE, from the coding sequence ATGCTGAGCTATCGCCATAGTTTCCATGCTGGCAACCACGCCGATGTTTTAAAACATATTGTTCAAACACTCATCATTGAGTCTTTAAAAGAGAAAGAGAAACCTTTTCTTTATCTTGATACTCATGCTGGCGCTGGACGTTATCAATTAACCAATGCTCATGCGACTCGCACTGGCGAATATTTAGAAGGGATCGCACGCTTATGGCAGCAAGAAGAAGTGCCTGAGCTTATTTTGCCTTACCTTGAAGCGGTTGGAGAATTAAACGCAAGTGGGGAACTGCGTTATTATCCGGGATCACCTCTATTAGCGAGCAAATTACTAAGAGAACAAGATTCCTTAGCGCTAACAGAATTACATCCAACGGATTTTCCTTTATTACGTACCGAATTCTCTCGTGACGAGCGAGTTAGAGTTTCTCGTGAAGATGGTTTTGGCCAATTAAAATCTAAGTTACCTCCGCCAAGTCGTCGTGGATTCGCATTAATTGATCCACCTTATGAACTCAAACAAGACTATTCTGCTGTTGTTAAAGGTGTTGTTGAAGGCCATAAGCGCTTTGCGACAGGAACTTATGCGATTTGGTATCCTGTTGTTCACCGTCAGCAAATCAAACGCATGTTAAAAGAGCTTGAAGCAACAGGGATCCGTAAGATTTTACAAATTGAATTAGCAGTAAAACCCGATAGTGATCAACTAGGGATGACTGCATCAGGCATGATTGTGATTAATCCGCCTTGGAAATTAGAATCACAAATGAAATCAATACTCCCTTGGTTACATAAAACCTTAGTTCCTGAGGGTATTGGACATACATTAGTTGAGTGGGTTGTACCAGAATAA
- a CDS encoding DUF1090 domain-containing protein, with the protein MKKLLFTAITLSLLASNAYADKSTNGCEIKKQNIQKQMEYAKAHGNQYRIQGLERALQNVERYCTPEKVVENTRLELREKQLDVKERELELKEAQLKGDADKIAKQERKLAEEKADLKAIEEELNLLTK; encoded by the coding sequence ATGAAAAAATTACTTTTTACTGCCATAACCTTAAGCTTACTCGCAAGTAATGCTTATGCCGATAAATCAACCAATGGTTGTGAAATAAAAAAACAGAATATCCAAAAGCAGATGGAATATGCAAAAGCACATGGTAATCAATATCGCATCCAAGGCTTGGAGCGAGCATTACAAAATGTTGAACGCTATTGCACACCTGAAAAAGTGGTTGAAAACACACGCCTTGAATTACGTGAAAAACAACTTGACGTTAAAGAGCGTGAGCTTGAATTAAAAGAAGCACAACTTAAAGGTGATGCAGATAAAATTGCTAAACAAGAAAGAAAACTAGCTGAAGAAAAAGCTGATTTAAAAGCAATTGAAGAAGAATTAAATCTACTGACAAAGTAG